tatgacctctgcctccgactctggagggtgtgggttcgaatccggtccagggcatgcacctccaacttttcagttgtgtgcattttaagaaattaaatatcacatgtctcaatcggtgaaggaaaacattgtgaggaaacctgcataccagataattttcttaattctctgcgtgtgtgtagtctgtcaatccgcattaggccagcgtggtggactattggcctaacccctctcattctgagaggagactcgagctcagcagtgagccaaatatgggttgatgacgatgacgatagCTTCACTGCAATAATGTAATGAAATATACTGTATATTCTAAACACACTGCTGTAACTATTCTTAAAGCTAGTTAGACAAGTTTATAAATAGTTAAGATAGGTTTGCTCTTCCAGAAAAATTGGATGCAACAGAGACGTGAAGTGAGACAGTGTTATAAGATTTGTGACAAGAAAAAGACATTTTGTTTGTCTTTTATCACAATGAAAGAGAAATATTTCCAATTTGTCTGTTATTGATTGACTATTGATTTAATTTACCAGAATCAAATGTAACCTGTATTTAAAGGTCACTTAGACTGTAACTCTCCATACCACATGTATTCCACAATGATTTTATCTTTATTACCAAGAGAGTGGgagaattataaatttatagcaTACTCAGCAAACATAATTAAATATGGAGGACTGTAGTCATGTCACATTATAGTAAACACTCTGCCAATTAAAATTGAGTATTCAGAAGTAATTCAGCATTTACCTGAAAAGACAATGGACAAATTGAGCATTGATAAACACTGTCCCCGCATGCATTCCTAGCTTTCTCCAAATCCTCATCATCAGCTGCGGCAGCCGCGGCCAAGGCGTCTTTGTCCACCATAATAATATCATCTTCACTGTAAGCCCCACCAGAGTTAGGGCCACCCACAACAATGAAAACATCAATTTTCTGTGTCAATTCATGAAGTTTTCGTCTTAAGGCACGAATCTTCTCACTGAGAGGAGGTGCCGTTCTAGTGCTCAACGCTGAGCTGAATTCATAAGCTTCTAAAGCACGGCGTATGCAGCTAGTACACAGTTTTCCATCTGGTAGAACCtgaaaaatatgataatgaAGTTTTATAAACTAAAGCTTAACTGACTGACTAGGCTATGGTTTAAAAAGCCATATCTTGAAGAAGAAGTCTTAGGTTGCTCTAtcaaatattgatttaaattaaagaaattctcTATAGCAGTCTTGAATTGGGAAGCTGGTGGTATTCTAAAGTTCAGAAGAGTACATTAAACTGCAAGTCCTGGTAATTATCAGCTTAGAGAGCATTAGTCATTACAGAAATCTAAGGCAACAATCTGCTTTCTAGTAGCACAAGTCTTCTCTATTAACACTTTCTGAAGTGTGTGATAGTCATTATGAATAAGAGTACGGCTGATTAAACTAAACAGCTTAATAGAAAGATACATTGAATTTGTAAAATGTGCAAGTTTTTGACCAAGTTGTTACCTTATTGTTGTTTATGTGCAACAGCATAGTTCGCAGAGGCACTTGCATGGGGGGAGCGCCGGCGTCATGCTCCTCGGGGGTGAGTAAGTCGCCTCCGCCGCCGCAAACGGAGCAAGTTTCCGCCTCGGCTTCTATTTTCATTATTGTTGTATTCATCGCGATGTTGTCAATGATCTCtgctatttctttattattgcactattttaacattatcagctttgatataatatttggaataattatttcaacaattAATAAAACTGTCAAAAGTCAAAACATTAGAGAAAAACGTCAAAtgatgaaagaaaagaaagaatgaaagtgtgtaaaaaatataaatgttaagtttgactttgactttcatTTGACAACTgtaaacagattttattaaacacaGATTCAGTGGCCAGTGGAacaaatgaaagccataaaaaagaattgaattgaatttaaacACAGATTAAAAGATCGGTATTATAGTAAGTAGTAACTTGAGCAAGTGTTTAATGTTGATAGTGTGAATGTATTCGTAGACATTAATCTAAAAACCGCCATGACAATTGACAACTGACAAGGTTGTTCTGAATTTTTTGTCTTTGGTCACCCGCcattgtttgttatttgtatCAAAAATATTAGGCGTCGGTGAAAACTCTAATTTTTATCCTTTTTCATCTGGGAATAGCCAGATATTATTGAGTGTTTTTGAAAGGGAGAAGaattttaatcatttaaaatgtCGATCGGTGTTCCTATTAAAGTACTTCACGAAGCAGAAGGCCATGTAGTGACCTGTGAAACTAATACCGGTGAAGTGTATCGCGGTAAACTGATAGAAGCCGAGGATAACATGAATTGCCAGATGACTCAAGTGACAGTCACGTACAGGGATGGCCGGGTGGCTCAGCTGGAGAATGTATACATTCGTGGGTCAAAAATTCGTTTCCTTATATTACCAGATATGTTGAAGAATGCGCCCATGTTCAAACGGCAGGGGAACAAACCAACCGCTGGACGCGGCAAGAGCGCTATAATAAGAGCTCACGGTTAGTACATTCGTTCGATACATACTCTGTTGAAATTCATTGAAGCTACCCATCATTATCCATATTCCATATTcatgttttcttttaattataataaggaAACAAGCCATAACGGCTTATTATTAGTTTGGCCTCACAGAAatcaaaaaagtttaaaatatatttagtatttctATTCCAGTATGTGGTAATAGGTGGTAATATCTGGTTCTACTGAATTGatgttgaaaattgttttactactagaaagccactttatttgtgactGTTATAAGATATATCTTAGTACGTTATTCTCACAAGAACATAAACTATGCTGGTAAATCTGTGGAGTTTCCGCTAATGGGGTATAATATTACACAGATGTTCATTTTTCCTTTAGCTGTTGACAACAGGGGATACCAGAGGCAAAAATCAACTCTTATATGGAGAGTACCCTGATCCTATAGTGAGCCATTtaaataggctgttaatgattgTAGTATCTtataaaatcagtaaaataatcTCAGTAAAGTAAATCTTTATAtaactac
Above is a window of Bicyclus anynana chromosome 8, ilBicAnyn1.1, whole genome shotgun sequence DNA encoding:
- the LOC112048614 gene encoding small nuclear ribonucleoprotein Sm D3 isoform X2, whose amino-acid sequence is MSIGVPIKVLHEAEGHVVTCETNTGEVYRGKLIEAEDNMNCQMTQVTVTYRDGRVAQLENVYIRGSKIRFLILPDMLKNAPMFKRQGNKPTAGRGKSAIIRAHAGRGRPGGRGGGHRGGWQGGSGPSRR
- the LOC112048614 gene encoding small nuclear ribonucleoprotein Sm D3 isoform X1, with amino-acid sequence MSIGVPIKVLHEAEGHVVTCETNTGEVYRGKLIEAEDNMNCQMTQVTVTYRDGRVAQLENVYIRGSKIRFLILPDMLKNAPMFKRQGNKPTAGRGKSAIIRAHAAGRGRPGGRGGGHRGGWQGGSGPSRR